One Pseudomonas brassicacearum genomic region harbors:
- a CDS encoding type I restriction-modification system subunit M → MNDINRKQLGQTLWAIADQLRGAMNADDFRDYMLSFLFLRYLSDNYEIAAKKELGKDYPELPTDVLLRTGVSTSLQVWYEENKADIPAFEKQMRRKVHYVIEPAHLWNSIANMARTQNGELLSTLQAGFKYIETESFESTFQGLFSEINLGSDKLGRTYVDRNAKLCTIIQKIAEGLADFSTDIDALGDAYEYLIGQFAAGSGKKAGEFYTPQQISDILSAIVTLDSQDPKTGPKKRLESVLDFACGSGSLLLNVRKRMGPHGIGKIYGQEKNITTYNLARMNMLLHGVKDTEFEIYHGDTLSNDWDILRELNPAKKPAFDAIVANPPFSYRWDPTEAMADDVRFKNHGLAPKSAADFAFLLHGFHFLKEEGVMAIILPHGVLFRGGAEERIRTKLLKDGHIDTVIGLPSNLFYSTGIPVCILVLKKCKQPDDVLFINATEHFIKGKRQNQLTDENIAKIIETYQFRKEESRYARRVDMGEIERNGYNLNISRYISTASAEAEVDLKAVNDELVALEETIQKARDKHNTFLKELGLPPLV, encoded by the coding sequence ATGAACGATATCAATAGAAAGCAACTTGGCCAAACCCTTTGGGCCATCGCCGATCAACTTCGCGGAGCCATGAATGCGGACGACTTTCGCGACTACATGCTGTCCTTTCTCTTCCTGCGGTATCTGTCAGATAACTATGAAATAGCAGCCAAGAAGGAACTTGGAAAAGATTATCCAGAGTTACCCACTGACGTTTTGCTAAGGACGGGGGTATCGACTTCTCTACAAGTCTGGTATGAGGAGAACAAAGCGGATATCCCCGCTTTCGAAAAGCAAATGCGCCGTAAGGTACATTACGTCATTGAACCCGCACACCTCTGGAACAGCATCGCCAACATGGCCCGCACCCAGAACGGTGAACTGCTCAGCACATTGCAGGCAGGCTTTAAATACATCGAAACCGAATCGTTTGAGAGCACCTTTCAGGGGCTCTTCTCAGAGATCAATCTCGGTTCCGACAAACTGGGCAGAACCTATGTCGACCGCAACGCTAAGCTCTGCACCATCATCCAAAAGATCGCAGAGGGCCTAGCAGACTTCTCCACAGATATTGATGCGTTGGGCGACGCCTATGAATACCTGATTGGCCAGTTTGCCGCGGGCTCAGGCAAGAAGGCGGGCGAGTTCTACACTCCGCAACAGATTTCCGACATCCTTTCCGCCATTGTCACCCTTGACAGCCAAGACCCAAAAACCGGTCCAAAAAAGCGCCTGGAAAGCGTGCTGGATTTCGCCTGTGGTTCTGGCTCGCTGCTGCTTAACGTGCGCAAGCGCATGGGACCGCATGGTATTGGCAAGATTTATGGCCAGGAAAAGAATATCACCACCTACAACTTGGCACGTATGAACATGTTACTGCACGGGGTGAAGGACACCGAGTTTGAGATTTACCACGGCGACACCCTGAGCAATGACTGGGACATTCTACGTGAGCTAAACCCCGCAAAAAAACCCGCTTTCGATGCCATTGTCGCCAATCCACCTTTCAGCTACCGCTGGGATCCAACCGAAGCCATGGCCGACGACGTGCGCTTCAAAAACCACGGTCTGGCCCCGAAATCGGCTGCTGACTTTGCCTTTCTGCTGCACGGCTTTCACTTTCTGAAAGAAGAGGGCGTGATGGCTATAATCTTGCCCCATGGGGTGCTGTTCCGTGGCGGTGCCGAGGAGCGCATCCGTACCAAGCTGCTAAAAGACGGCCACATCGACACCGTGATCGGCTTGCCATCCAACCTGTTTTATTCCACGGGAATCCCGGTGTGCATTCTCGTGCTCAAGAAGTGCAAGCAACCGGACGACGTGTTGTTTATTAACGCGACTGAACACTTCATCAAAGGTAAGCGCCAGAACCAACTGACCGATGAGAACATCGCCAAGATCATCGAAACCTACCAATTCCGCAAAGAAGAGTCCCGCTATGCTCGTCGGGTGGATATGGGGGAGATTGAAAGGAACGGCTACAACCTGAATATTTCTCGCTACATCAGCACGGCAAGCGCAGAGGCAGAGGTTGACTTAAAGGCTGTCAATGACGAGCTGGTCGCGCTGGAAGAAACCATTCAGAAGGCACGGGACAAACACAATACGTTCCTCAAAGAGCTCGGGCTGCCGCCTTTAGTGTGA
- a CDS encoding AAA family ATPase, giving the protein MSGIRTYQSLRTLVTRLRDDLNNPTKPTALVLLYAYNRTGKTRLSMEFKDAGKRRNNGIADTLYFNAYTEDLFTWENDLAGDTARHLQLNSGSAFFNGLKDLALDETIAGYLSRYADFDFDIDYGIWTVTFRKGEAENIKISRGEQNIFIWCLFMAICERMLDGHISYQSKKYLYIDDPISSLDDNNAIAVACDLAKLLRRAASRTGPNGGPDPIKVVFSSHHALFFNVMCNEIGRAKEGEPKVSHKRYFLHRPNGEGVFSLRATEDTPFFHHVATLAELQAAADPDSGKLYTFHFNALRSIMEKTASFFGHADISFCLKALANEEDTALYNRALNLLSHGKYAINEPTVMGEDNKDLFRRILKDFISTFKFALPDQSGTTSAAAVTAPILAPTTEAIT; this is encoded by the coding sequence ATGAGCGGTATTCGCACTTACCAAAGTTTACGTACGCTGGTGACACGGCTGCGCGACGACTTAAATAACCCGACGAAGCCCACAGCGCTTGTCCTTCTTTACGCCTATAACCGCACGGGCAAAACGCGGCTCTCCATGGAGTTCAAGGATGCGGGCAAGCGCAGGAACAACGGCATTGCTGACACCCTCTACTTCAATGCCTACACGGAAGACCTGTTCACTTGGGAGAATGACCTCGCCGGTGATACAGCTCGCCACCTGCAGCTTAATTCTGGCTCCGCTTTCTTCAACGGCCTGAAAGACCTTGCGCTCGACGAAACCATAGCGGGCTACCTCAGCCGTTATGCCGATTTTGACTTCGACATTGATTACGGGATATGGACTGTAACTTTCCGCAAAGGCGAGGCGGAGAACATCAAGATTTCCCGAGGCGAGCAGAACATCTTCATTTGGTGCCTATTCATGGCCATCTGCGAGCGCATGCTCGATGGACACATCTCCTATCAGTCGAAAAAATACCTCTACATCGACGATCCTATCTCCTCGCTCGATGACAACAACGCCATTGCTGTTGCCTGCGATCTCGCCAAACTCCTGCGCCGTGCCGCAAGCCGGACGGGCCCGAATGGTGGTCCCGATCCTATCAAGGTGGTTTTCTCCTCCCACCACGCCCTCTTTTTCAACGTCATGTGCAATGAGATCGGTAGGGCGAAGGAAGGGGAGCCGAAGGTATCTCACAAGCGCTACTTCCTGCACCGTCCGAATGGTGAAGGTGTCTTTTCCCTCAGGGCCACCGAGGACACGCCGTTTTTTCATCACGTCGCGACACTCGCCGAGCTACAGGCGGCTGCCGACCCCGACTCAGGCAAGCTCTACACATTCCACTTCAATGCGTTGCGCAGCATCATGGAAAAAACGGCCTCGTTCTTTGGCCACGCAGACATTTCCTTCTGTCTTAAAGCTCTCGCGAATGAGGAAGACACAGCGCTCTACAACCGTGCACTTAACCTTCTGAGCCACGGAAAATATGCCATCAATGAACCAACTGTAATGGGCGAGGACAACAAGGATCTGTTCCGCCGCATTCTCAAAGACTTCATCAGCACATTCAAATTCGCCCTGCCTGACCAATCGGGCACGACATCAGCCGCAGCCGTTACCGCACCGATCCTAGCGCCCACAACCGAAGCCATCACATGA
- a CDS encoding restriction endonuclease subunit S: protein MSSKTKTTGAKEDGESDLVPKLRFPEFREAGRWKSIPLNRLAFRAKQKNRDEKIVRVLTNSAEFGVVDQRDFFDKDIATQGKLEGYLVVALGSYVYNPRISSTAPVGPISKNKIGTGVMSPLYTVFKFKDDRNDFYEHFFKTAGWHTYMRQASSTGARHDRMAISSEDFMAMPLPTSSPDEQQKIADCLNSLDELIAAQGRKVSALKTHKKGLMQQLFPREGETQPRLRFPEFQNVGEWVEKRLEDLAKRGSGHTPSKSYPEYYNGGIKWVSLADSKRLDCGLISNTAIEISEKGIQNSSAVLHPEGTVLISRDAGVGKSAVMGIPMAVSQHFIAWTCKSSLLSNWFLYHFLQNSKPIFERAATGSTIKTIGLQFFIDLLFRLPLLPEQQRIADCLTALDDLITAQTQKLEALKNHKKGLMQQLFPAPVEVVA, encoded by the coding sequence ATGAGCAGTAAGACAAAAACAACCGGCGCGAAGGAAGACGGAGAATCCGACCTGGTGCCGAAACTGCGCTTTCCAGAGTTTCGGGAGGCGGGGAGGTGGAAGTCTATCCCTCTAAATCGTTTGGCGTTTCGTGCTAAACAGAAAAATCGAGACGAAAAAATTGTTCGTGTGCTGACCAACTCTGCTGAGTTTGGTGTAGTAGATCAGCGAGATTTTTTTGATAAGGACATCGCTACGCAAGGAAAGCTTGAGGGTTACCTTGTTGTTGCGCTGGGCAGCTACGTCTACAATCCACGCATTTCGTCAACAGCGCCCGTAGGTCCCATATCAAAGAATAAAATTGGCACAGGAGTAATGTCGCCACTGTATACGGTTTTTAAATTCAAAGACGATAGGAACGATTTTTACGAACATTTTTTCAAAACTGCCGGCTGGCATACCTACATGCGGCAGGCATCTAGCACTGGTGCACGCCACGATAGGATGGCCATATCAAGCGAAGACTTTATGGCGATGCCTTTGCCTACGTCATCACCAGATGAACAACAAAAAATTGCTGATTGCCTAAATTCACTGGACGAATTGATAGCAGCTCAAGGGCGCAAAGTGAGCGCACTCAAAACCCATAAAAAAGGGCTGATGCAGCAGCTTTTCCCTCGCGAAGGCGAAACCCAACCTCGCCTCCGCTTCCCCGAATTCCAAAACGTAGGGGAATGGGTGGAGAAGAGACTGGAAGACCTTGCCAAGAGAGGTTCCGGCCATACCCCAAGCAAAAGCTATCCCGAGTATTACAACGGTGGCATTAAGTGGGTATCACTGGCCGATTCGAAGCGTTTGGATTGTGGGTTAATCTCAAACACCGCGATAGAAATATCCGAGAAAGGCATACAGAACTCTTCTGCTGTTCTTCATCCAGAGGGCACGGTTCTGATCAGCCGTGATGCAGGAGTCGGAAAGAGCGCGGTCATGGGTATCCCAATGGCGGTGAGCCAGCATTTCATCGCATGGACGTGCAAATCTAGTCTGCTTTCAAATTGGTTTTTGTATCACTTTTTACAAAACTCCAAACCCATCTTCGAAAGGGCAGCCACGGGAAGCACAATAAAAACTATCGGACTCCAATTTTTTATAGATCTGCTTTTCCGCCTCCCGTTGCTCCCCGAGCAACAACGTATCGCCGACTGCCTCACTGCTCTTGATGACCTCATCACCGCGCAAACTCAAAAACTCGAAGCCCTCAAGAACCACAAGAAAGGGTTAATGCAGCAGCTTTTCCCAGCCCCAGTTGAGGTGGTGGCATGA